The DNA segment caaatatttcacaaatatcaatttaaatttgaatgagTGAGCAGTGAGATAGGACCATTATACTAGTTTTGGTTCAAAAGGGTGAACCTTACCCGTCGATGTACACATATTCCGAAAATTGTGTAAACTAATATCGGCAATACCGGTTTCATTAATTTTCCACCAAACGGCAATTGCAAAATGACTCCATTAACTGGTGCTATGAGCTGGTGTAGTCGTATACCAAATatcgggtagtcgaaaaagtcttttcgtatttctaaccaaacttctacttttttatatttataatgaactttaacgAACCAAATACTTACCATTTTGGCTaacattttgccatttttcctcTAGAGACAATATTCTATAGGTGTAAAACTTCTATAGTTTCTAggcgaaaaactgcgaaaagtaattttcacaggctgctcttgaagccaactttactccattacgggagttctgcattgaccgcaGGAAATGATAGTCCGacggtgcaaggtcagggctatatggtggaagcatcaaaacttcccagccagcTCTTCCAGTTTTTACCGAGTTATCAAAGATATGTGTGGTCTAGGGCTGTCCTGACAAAGATATGTGTGGTCTAGGGCTGTCCAAgccgaagccctttctgttgatcagttcgaGGCGTTTTTTTCGATAACTTGCTCAATCTCAATCagctgttgacagtaaaatgtaaaatcactCGTTCGACCAGActagagcagctcatagtggatgatacCTTTCCAATCCCaacaaacactcagcataacctttcgatgcgtcaatcctggctttgcgacgatttgttgagcttcaccacgcttggaccatgatctttttcgcacattattgtcgtatttcaTCCACTtttcgagcttctttttgtaccCTTAGTGATATCATGGGTGCTTATGTAacggtcaatattttccataatttcatcgacttattcaattattattcaaatttagGTCGCCCAGAGTGAGGTGAATATTTaacatcgaaattttcagaacggaagcgaacgAGCCATTATTGTGCTACACAAAATGATGCAGCAAAGTCTCCGCAAAATTGACAAATTTCATTAGTGGCTTTCGTGGCATAAAAAAAGGaagtttttttacgaaatttcaaaatatagcgaaattcttcattattttcactcagttTTGAACgcctgtaactttttttaacttccccgaatttaattttgttttagttaaatgaagtttaaaatttcaCCCTTCCaatactatatggtatgacataatgtgattggtagcactagagacatacgactgcaacgacatctattgacaaaatacgaaaagactttttcgactacccaatatattgttGATTGAGTGTTGGATATCAAGTGGTTGCAAACTTTTCCAAGTACACATTTCAAATCTAGCACTACTTATATATCTTGGATCCTAATATTTCGAGTATCGTTTTTAAATGCACGAAATCGTATTACAATTACTCTTAATTCTAATTTGATaccattttaatttcaaatggattttttcactttctttatTAATGATACCAATATTAAACGTAGCGCAAATAGCATCCGCAAGATGTGACATATTTCACTGGAATATCGTCAGACCTGGCCTATACCATTTTGAGCCATCGGATACCAAATATGAGAGCTTCAGTGTTGttcactttataacaaaaatactgTTCAATTTACGAGACATAATGAAAGTATCCGATAATGATTTGGGTTTATACGATAAATAGtggtttatttttctttgctcccatgtatttaatattatgttATTCGAACTTCCAGTCAACTTGGGTAGTTTCACTCATCTATATGACTTTAAGCTAATTGCGAGAGTAGCGAGACTAAGTAAGACTCCGCAAGTCCTAATGTACGCTATTTTATAGTGAAGtctagttaattttttatatgcattAGTATATCTGCTTTTTTATAATCACTATTATTCATATTACGATTCATTAATATttgcttcttttttcttttgcagTTATACTCGCGGGTTtgaagaatttagaaatttttttttgtaaaaactggAGAATTATTTCtaagatttattaaaattaatttatttttataattacatttttttatacagtTGCAATAAGCTTGCCTTTAGCGTGTGTTTTAATTATACTCTTTTCGGGAATATGGGACAGTTTGAGAGTCACTGCCATACTAAATGCTTAATGAGGATAATTAGCGAATAGTTCAGTTCAATTAGAGTGCattttcaaaactatatatgtatgtacatatgcatatagatATCAACACCATCAGTTTGTTTATCATGCAATAAAATAtcttctaaaataaattatgctCCTTGTCGTGCTTAATTACTGTAAAACACTGAATTTAACATCGCTTTATGCGTAAGTCAACATAGCAATGGCAGAAAATGGCCGACATTACAAAATGCAGACCCCATCATAAAAGCGTTTATACAAAATCAACTGTGCGACCGCAAGGAATATCGACAATGACAGCGAACAATGAATGTTAATGACAAACAAAAGTGATGACaacaagcaataacaacaaagcacaACAACAGCGAAGCACTTAAATGGCAGCAATGACAGCAAACTTTGCAACAACAAGATGATCATATTCAcagcaataaaagcaaatatagaCTGTACATCattactgtgtgtgtgtgtgtgtgtgtggtgggtGAATGGGAATGAATGGCTTCCGGTTGAGTGGCGTACAGTGCTGACAATGTAAATGATGATAATCGAAATTGATGCGTCGGTGGTGGCGTAAATGTTGCACGCGCGTACGCTATACACAAGGCACACGAGCTTGTCACGCACTAATTGCGCGCCTAAAATGCTGCTATCATCTTTGATTTGCATCTACATTGGAAATCTTGTTTGCGACACGCCTGCGGACATTCGGACAGCCGCTTATTTTgcggtaaataatatttaatttgttttccttTATGATGGCAAACAAAAAGCTGATTACTAACAGCGGATAAGCAGCATAACAACGCCTTACATGGTGGTCGGTGGGGGGCATGTGGCTTGCAGTTGTGGCGCTGATAAGCATGTCAGTGTCACAGCAGTAAATTGTTAGTCCGTTATAAGAATTTTCCATTAACGttggaaaacaattttctactttttatgAAACCAAAGAAATCACCGGCGACTCAACACTCGTCAAAGGCTCGACAGGCAGCACACGCTTGTGTgtatgggtatgtgtgtgtgtgagtgcgtgtgtTTACATGCAAACATTATGacagcaattttatttatacattaccGTTGACCTGCGGTATGTATCACGCTGCCAGCAGAAATGGCTTCGTCGAGGGAGCCTTTGTGGGCATACTAGTTACAGATAAACACAGCATGACAGGCGCAACGGCGCTGTCGCGAGCAGCAAAAGACAAATTTGTTTAACAAGCACTTACCTCGATTATATTTACTGATCAGTTCTAGTGTGTGCACGCAACAGCAGAGAGAAAATAATGCACaaagaaaaaacgttgaaaACTATAACTACAATTTTAGCTGCGCCTGAATTTATGCTATGGCGAGGAGAGTGGTTGCGCAAACAAAGCACTTTCTTGCCTTAATGTTAACCCAGCGAGCATTTGCGTTTGGTAGATGTATTAATATTAGACAAAAGCGATATTTTTGCTGCTTAAAGCAGTTCGGGGCATAATCGCCACTAAATTATTGAATATCATTTTAGAGTTCACTTTTATTCGATtgtcttatattatttatgcatCGTCGCATTCTGAATTGATTCTTTgtgtttttcgccaaattttgaaacaatttcgtgccgcaaccactgtATTTGCccgatttagctccgtgtgacttctggctattcagcaaacgaCCGTTCAGGGAAAgacgttttgagtcaattggaGTCATATGAATCGCTTTGAAGGCTATTTCGGAAATTGATTTCAACAAcggtttcgaggattggaaacaAGCAACATGGATTTCGAAGATTGCTATTTGCTGCTCAACGTAATGAATATTAAACtattagtaataaataaaaaaaaatttaatttataacttatataaaaaaaataaaaaaatataaagttttaaaatttatttttttttgaaagggtAAGAACTGGCCGCACTGCTTACCTTTTCATTTGTTCTTATTTCTTTACTACTCACTTGTCCTGTCTTTTGCTTAGTGATTGTGCATTTCATCCACTCAGCTCTCTATTGACATTTACATTTGTTTGAGTTTGGCAGCAAAGTAAAAGTAAACTTAATATTGTACGCTTGTCATAGTAAAGTGTACTAAATTATCGTGATTGATATGGTATTTGTGATAAATGTAAGAAAAGTAATGTGTGCTCTGCTCATgtttatttcatacattttctcATTTGCCGGTAAAAGAACTTTTCGTGCTTCGCAATAAGTCAACagcatgtatagtatgtatactagagggtttttcaataagtgCTAGatgatttctttaataaaagCACAGTAATGTTTAAGGAATTtcaagtgttttttatttaatgtaaagtACAGTCGATATAATTAGTTTGAATATAACGTCATTCTAATGGCACGAACGACTTATGTCATGAATGAcatgttcaatattgacttctaaagcttgaagggaatctggtttattgctatataccaatgacttcaaataaccacaAGAGAAGCAGTCTAATGGTATTATTTCACATCCTCTTGGAGGCAATTCGATTTCACAATTTCTCgtaataatcgaatctccaaacttttctcgcaataattcggttgccGCAAGTGTTGTGTGGCACGCAGCCCCGTCTTATTAAAACCAGATTTGGTCAAGATCAATTTCTTCCAATTGCGACTATAAAAAGAAAGCGGCAAGCATCTTATTCCGTGGTTGTAAAGGGTTTTCCAACAGAGCAATATAAAAGTTGAACGATAGGGACAGCAacgacgaaatattttttcttgctattttgatatttctcttcAGAAAGGTTGGCGATTtaatcatggaaagatataccaTCCaaaaacgagtcgaaattattaaaatttactacagaaATTCGGAGAGAGTCGCCTCAGCTTTAAGATTTATTTCTAagtccaaataaataaaatatttaacatatttcttcatttatttttcacatGTTTAACTAAATTGCAAATGTTCACAATCAACAAAAAGTTTACTGAAATAAtcgtttataaaaaacaaataccaaaaaatttataaatcgcTGCCAAACATTTGCAATTAAAACTTCCAACTAAAACCCTCAACTAAAAAGTCCTTATACCCGCCTCCTTAAAATATTGATCCCACAAGACGCACATCTCTTCCTCTGGCCATTTGACAAAGCTCAGTTCATCGCTAATATTAAGACAATAGTGGGTATCTGCTttcagtggttcccaaactaaACTGCTTAGTTTTTCACAATTGGGATCCGAATTGAGAGCAAACGCTGTAATCCAATCTATCATGCACTCAATTATCTTAAACTCCTTCGAGTTACGCTGCAGCTTGAATGAGTCTGGCATTAAGAACAGATAGGAAAGCTCATCTACATGGGACACGCCACGCACTTCACGGCCGCAATGCTTTATCCGATACAAGTTGAAGTAAGGTGAGTCAAAGTCGAAGCGATAGAAATAGGTAGGGGCTTTTGCATTAGGTATTCGTGTTTTGAGATAGCGATATATTGGATGGTACATAAAATCATATGACGATAACTGTAACGGTTTGCATGAATGAACATGCTATATATTATAACACCTTTTGTTTATTCTTTAGTTGGAGTTTATAgagaattgtaaataaatttacatacttacacGCATAACATCAAGCGATTGTTCAACATGTAGTTCCTTCGCACCTAAATGCAAGTGGATGAGCTTCCTtgcgagttgttgttgtttgtgcacATCAGATTTCTCTCTGACTTCGTGTGAGAGCAAGTACTCAGGATGCTTTCTGAGAGTTTCATATAGTTCAGGTTGCTTGGTGAAATACTTGTAATGCATAAGAGACTCAAATGAGTTGCCACCTAACACCAGCGGTATACTGTGACACCAAGAATGCTTATTGGCATACATATCAAGTGGGTCCTTAGTTAGTATAGCGTCTGGCGCAGACTCATTTTCGAGCGTAAGagagaatacaaaaaaatggccTTGCTTCAGTTCTTCTGGCGTCCAAATTTGAAGATTGCAAAGGCGCTCTGCTGGCAATGCGCTGAGATAGGCAAGTATATCGTGGTTATTCTCTTCGCCCTTATATCCCAAGTGCTTGGCGAAGCGATATTCCAGTTGGGGAATGCGGCGTAAGTGCATTTGCATGCCGGACATTAGTATGACTTTGTGGAAGAGATTTTCACATTGGGGCAAGTACATGAGCAGCTGTGCTGCCTGGCTGCCCGAGCTGTGTCCGAACAGTGTTATATTATCGGAATCGCCGTTGAAGTACTGACAATTTTTCTTTATCCACTGCAATGCCATGACGATGTCTTTGAGGCCCGCATTGCCGGGCACTTGAAGTTCGGGTTCCGGAAAACTGAGAAAGCCTAAGTGGTTAGAGATGGGAAACTAGTTATCTTATTCGGTTCTTCTAAATGAAGTATTaagtactttttttatttcaaggtTTCGAATTCTCACATAATTTGTCGCTTACCTAAAGCACCTAATCGAAATCCAATACTTATAAGTATTACATCTTTCATCATAAAGTAATCCGGTCCCCAACTATTCCGCGAGGCATCTCCGGTTGTAAAACGTCCACCAATCAAATAAGCTAAGACCGGTAAGGGCTTTGCAGAAAGTAACTAGGTTAATGAGacattaaaataagtattattttattatatttaaaatattgccaAGCTCACCTTTTTcgtaaatacatttaaatataaacaatccTCAATGCCCTCAATCGCGCCATTGTAACGATTGCTTTGCATACATTTCGCCGGACATATGGTACAGTCCCGTACGCCAAGCCAAGGCTCGACAGGCTGTGGTGATTTGAAGCGTAATTTACCAAGTGGTGGCTTCGCATAAGGTATGCCATCGAAACTGTAATAGGTGTCACCGTAGATGCCTTCGCGCAGTTGACCTCTCACCTTACCATTTGCGGTGGACACTATTGGCTCcagaattctaaaaaaatatgttaattacaatttcatatttctttctACAGTTTGTACCGGTCGTCGTGCTACTTACTGTGAATCCATAATGTCTGCAACTGTCTGCTGCGGTGTAATAACTGAAACTGTAGCTGCACCTGTGCCATTCTTTGCTTCTTCTGTACTCGATTTTTATATCTGTTTTGtgatatgtaaatttaaatatattttatttacacaacGTGGTATTGTTTGCACAAAATTGAATCTTCTcgctttttataaaattataagctATTTACTATATAAGCCATGCCGAAATCGCTATCTTGTTGTGGAGATTAAGAGGTAAAGTACTTGCTTTCACAATTTAAGAACAACATTTACCACCTTAAATTTTTAGACTTAATATAAATGTCTTTTCTTGTTGAATCAAGCAGCGGCatctataattatttataaagcaGAAGACGCGGTCATCAAATTTGCAATttcaaatttacatatatggaTATCATCTATGCGAACAATCACAAAAAACCGAAgaagcaataaaattaattgacgtgctcaaatgcttttttcCGCCGCAACTAGATATTCCGAACAAGAGCTCACTTATTGCAGTTATATTTACGATTTTGCGACAGGAGGTAGAGATACAATGCATGGCATGGCATGGCATTTTAACACGTTATCGCTCGTATATAGCTTGTTTGGATGCACCTTTGTGACCCTGATGGACTCCGAGCATGTTCAAGTAGTTGGACGAAGCCTCAGAATGTGCATTCCCCGAGTTTTTGCTTCCCTCGTATAtcgatttcaaaatataatcGATACGCTGGGGAAGGAACTACAGGGTTTGACCGGAAAGTAAGTATCAAAATGCTTGCATTTTAACGGCCTTTTCAgggaaggaaacaaaaaaatccggTGGGGCCACATCAGGGCTGTTGGGCgactgcggaagcgttgggtaGCTGGCTTTgtttaggtagctgttcacaaaaaaggcggtgtgagccggggcgttgattttcttcagcagtgaatgtacttcggagcgtgggcgcaccgaccggattcggtagagggtattcctagctaacgaacgagcggctgatcagttgtctccgatcacctggagagtcagaacaaacaAGCAAGCCGAAAAAGCAGCGTTCGTTTGGGCAGGATAaccgattaaattctgtgtgataCTCGTAAATCGGCGACAGAGacttttgatatgatcaagtgatttacccagatgttgctttaccaagaagtggtgtgtttcggtgacagcgggcctttttggagggccgggaagagatcgctgatgaagaccgtgttGGGAGAGCGACTTCggcaaacaccgacaatgtgactcgtgtgcgcaaagttttgaactcagaccgtggactaagtattcgtttaattgcccagatgttgaatttataaaaatctgtggacattgtgacggagcacttaaacatgcgcaaggtgtgcgcgaagatggtcccaacaGTGCccactgacgaccaaaaattgcggcgagtggaagtgtgcgaAGAAAATTTGAGCATGTATGAAAGTGACCACCAATTTTTGAATATCGTAATCAAAGCTGACGAGTCATGAATCTTTGAGTATGGtcaataattcaataatttttttttaaatcgactcagtcctattactttccggacaaagcATGTAGATATTAATTTGTTGGGGTAAACCAAAGTAATCATTTTTTCTACCGCTAGAACTTTCGTTAGAACCCCTGAAAAACTTACCTTTGATGTTCTACAATTGCGGGAGAGAGTTGAACTCCTGAAACACCCTTTTGGCTACGCCCCTCTCAGtcatataaatgtttttaaaaattattcaaaaataccgACTGAtcacatttgaa comes from the Bactrocera neohumeralis isolate Rockhampton chromosome 2, APGP_CSIRO_Bneo_wtdbg2-racon-allhic-juicebox.fasta_v2, whole genome shotgun sequence genome and includes:
- the LOC126754253 gene encoding esterase B1-like, with translation MDSQILEPIVSTANGKVRGQLREGIYGDTYYSFDGIPYAKPPLGKLRFKSPQPVEPWLGVRDCTICPAKCMQSNRYNGAIEGIEDCLYLNVFTKKLLSAKPLPVLAYLIGGRFTTGDASRNSWGPDYFMMKDVILISIGFRLGALGFLSFPEPELQVPGNAGLKDIVMALQWIKKNCQYFNGDSDNITLFGHSSGSQAAQLLMYLPQCENLFHKVILMSGMQMHLRRIPQLEYRFAKHLGYKGEENNHDILAYLSALPAERLCNLQIWTPEELKQGHFFVFSLTLENESAPDAILTKDPLDMYANKHSWCHSIPLVLGGNSFESLMHYKYFTKQPELYETLRKHPEYLLSHEVREKSDVHKQQQLARKLIHLHLGAKELHVEQSLDVMRLSSYDFMYHPIYRYLKTRIPNAKAPTYFYRFDFDSPYFNLYRIKHCGREVRGVSHVDELSYLFLMPDSFKLQRNSKEFKIIECMIDWITAFALNSDPNCEKLSSLVWEPLKADTHYCLNISDELSFVKWPEEEMCVLWDQYFKEAGIRTF